The following proteins come from a genomic window of Citrobacter europaeus:
- a CDS encoding nitrate reductase, which translates to MSETRTTCPYCGVGCGVIAQVDNNGVTVRGDPEHPANFGRLCVKGAALAETTGLSGRLLQPMVDGATASWSQALDTAGERLRAIIAQHGPHAVAFYASGQLLTEDYYAANKLMKGFIGAANIDTNSRLCMSSAVTGYKRALGADVVPCSYEDIECSDLVVLVGSNAAWTHPVLYQRLVQARSANPSMKVVVIDPRRTATCDIADLHLSLLPGSDAGLFVGLLNRIVAEGDARSEFDDAAETFAIARDWNLERVAQFCELDVADVVTFYDWFTRASTAITLYTMGINQSASGSDKCNAIINVHLASGKFGREGCGPFSLTGQPNAMGGREVGGLATQLAAHMNFEPQDLARLARFWGTERLAQTPGLMAVDLFEAIGKGDVKAVWIMGTNPAVSLPDSHAVCQALAACPLVIVSEVVADTDTSRYAHIRFPAQAWGEKNGTVTNSERRISRQRAFLPAPGETRPDWWIVAQMAKQLGFAQAFGWQSAWEVFCEHAALSGYENRGERAFDIGALAELTHQQWDEMTPVRWPVSTGSSTLNLWQGWRGNQRLRLVAVAPQGMKTTCDALYPLVLNSGRIRDQWHTMTRTGTISRLMQHINEPLVEVAPEDAGRFKLNEGALCRVNSPRGVMVGRVTIHPGQRPGCVFTSMHWNNRFARQGRVNALVSPVCDPDSGQPESKQTAVRIMAWQPRWQAELFCRSTLTLPGFVHWWRKSADNALRYTLAGDSDIFVWLQQYCVAQGWQLQLAQWERGLNLLAWHDGNLMLGFWSAATPPQIDDEAILCAFMQKPENAQARHALLGGKSGGIPADKGVTICSCFNVGEKAITQAIANGCDTVQALGQALRCGSNCGSCIPELKALLAQKITLND; encoded by the coding sequence ATGAGTGAGACTCGTACAACGTGCCCGTACTGTGGCGTTGGCTGCGGCGTAATTGCGCAGGTGGACAACAATGGTGTCACCGTCAGAGGCGACCCCGAACATCCGGCAAACTTTGGCCGCTTGTGCGTCAAAGGCGCGGCGCTGGCTGAAACCACAGGACTCAGCGGCAGGTTGTTGCAGCCAATGGTGGATGGCGCAACGGCAAGCTGGTCGCAGGCGCTGGATACCGCCGGTGAACGCCTGCGCGCTATCATTGCTCAGCATGGTCCGCATGCCGTGGCCTTTTATGCCTCCGGGCAACTGCTGACGGAGGATTACTATGCGGCGAATAAGCTGATGAAAGGTTTCATTGGCGCGGCCAACATTGATACCAATTCGCGGCTTTGTATGTCGTCTGCGGTGACCGGGTACAAGCGGGCGTTGGGGGCGGATGTGGTGCCCTGCAGCTATGAGGATATCGAATGCAGCGATTTGGTGGTGTTGGTGGGATCGAATGCGGCATGGACGCATCCGGTGCTGTATCAGCGTCTGGTACAGGCGCGTAGTGCCAATCCGTCGATGAAGGTTGTGGTTATCGATCCTCGTCGCACCGCCACCTGTGATATCGCCGATCTGCATCTTTCCCTGCTGCCCGGTAGCGATGCCGGACTGTTTGTAGGCTTACTGAACCGGATTGTGGCTGAGGGTGATGCGCGGAGTGAATTTGATGACGCTGCAGAAACGTTTGCTATCGCCCGCGACTGGAATCTGGAGCGTGTCGCGCAATTTTGCGAGCTGGATGTTGCTGATGTTGTCACCTTCTATGACTGGTTTACGCGCGCGTCAACAGCCATCACGCTTTACACCATGGGCATTAACCAGTCCGCCAGCGGTAGCGACAAATGCAATGCGATTATCAATGTACATCTGGCCAGCGGTAAATTTGGACGGGAGGGGTGCGGCCCATTTTCGCTGACCGGACAACCCAATGCGATGGGCGGACGGGAGGTTGGTGGGCTGGCGACCCAACTGGCGGCGCATATGAATTTTGAACCTCAGGATCTTGCCCGCCTGGCCCGTTTCTGGGGCACCGAAAGGCTGGCGCAGACGCCAGGGTTGATGGCGGTAGATCTGTTTGAGGCGATCGGTAAAGGCGATGTCAAAGCGGTATGGATCATGGGGACTAACCCGGCGGTGTCACTACCGGACAGCCATGCAGTGTGCCAGGCGCTGGCCGCCTGTCCACTGGTGATTGTCTCCGAAGTTGTGGCTGACACGGATACCAGCCGCTATGCGCATATCCGGTTTCCGGCGCAGGCCTGGGGGGAGAAAAACGGTACGGTGACCAACTCAGAACGTCGGATCTCGCGCCAGCGTGCATTTTTACCTGCGCCGGGTGAGACGCGGCCAGACTGGTGGATTGTCGCGCAAATGGCGAAACAGTTGGGATTTGCCCAGGCGTTTGGCTGGCAAAGCGCCTGGGAGGTATTTTGTGAACATGCGGCGCTTTCTGGTTATGAAAACAGAGGTGAACGTGCATTTGATATTGGCGCGTTAGCTGAGCTGACGCACCAACAGTGGGATGAGATGACGCCGGTTCGCTGGCCGGTGAGCACAGGCTCATCAACGCTTAATCTTTGGCAGGGGTGGCGTGGTAACCAACGTTTACGCCTGGTCGCTGTTGCGCCGCAGGGGATGAAAACCACCTGCGATGCCCTATATCCATTGGTGTTAAACAGTGGTCGCATTCGCGATCAGTGGCACACCATGACGCGCACGGGGACAATTTCACGCCTGATGCAGCATATCAATGAGCCGCTTGTAGAAGTTGCACCTGAAGATGCTGGTCGCTTCAAACTTAATGAAGGTGCACTATGCCGGGTGAATTCCCCGCGCGGCGTGATGGTCGGTAGAGTAACCATCCACCCTGGACAGAGGCCGGGGTGCGTCTTCACCTCAATGCATTGGAATAACCGTTTTGCCCGTCAGGGGCGAGTAAATGCATTGGTTTCCCCGGTTTGCGATCCTGACTCTGGACAGCCGGAAAGCAAACAGACTGCGGTGCGCATTATGGCGTGGCAGCCCCGGTGGCAGGCAGAGCTGTTTTGCCGCTCTACGCTGACGTTGCCGGGATTCGTCCACTGGTGGCGTAAAAGTGCTGACAATGCGTTGCGCTATACCCTTGCGGGTGACAGCGATATTTTCGTCTGGCTACAACAATATTGTGTGGCGCAGGGCTGGCAACTTCAACTGGCGCAATGGGAACGGGGGCTGAATCTGCTGGCCTGGCATGATGGCAACCTGATGCTCGGGTTCTGGTCAGCAGCAACGCCGCCGCAGATTGATGATGAGGCGATCCTCTGCGCATTCATGCAAAAGCCGGAAAATGCTCAGGCTCGTCATGCGCTGTTGGGCGGGAAATCCGGAGGAATTCCGGCTGATAAGGGAGTGACTATTTGCAGTTGTTTTAACGTAGGAGAAAAAGCCATTACCCAGGCTATCGCTAACGGTTGTGATACGGTTCAGGCACTGGGACAGGCATTACGTTGTGGAAGCAATTGCGGCTCATGTATTCCGGAACTGAAGGCATTACTGGCACAAAAAATCACACTCAATGATTAA
- a CDS encoding YchO/YchP family invasin — protein sequence MSRILSCRFSLLLLLPLAGGTASAQSSFIHQAENPFDNNSDGLPDLGMAPESRAGEKHFAEMVKAFGEASMIDNGLDTGEQAKQYAFGQVRDTVSEQVNQQLESWLSVRGNASVGLQVDNEGSFTGSRGSWFIPWQDNQRFLTWSQLGLTQQDEGLVSNAGIGQRWVRDGWLVGYNTFYDNLLDENLPRGGLGAEAWGEYLRLSANYYQPLSSWQERSITQQQRMARGYDLTAQMRMPFYQHLNTSVSVEQYFGDQVDLFHSGTGYHNPVAVNLGLSYTPVPLITVTAQHKQGESGISQNNLGFTLNYRFGVPLKKQLMVSEVANSRSLRGSRYDAPQRNNLPTLEYRQRKTLSVLLATPPWDLKPGETVALTLQVRSLHGIRHLAWQGDTQALSLTAGSNSRSAQGWTIIMPKWDNREGAMNRWRLSVVVEDEQGQRVSSNEITLSLTEPFFTVSENDPR from the coding sequence TTGAGCCGTATTTTAAGTTGTAGATTTTCTCTTCTCCTACTCTTGCCTTTGGCAGGCGGTACTGCCAGCGCGCAGTCGTCTTTTATTCACCAGGCTGAAAACCCTTTCGACAACAATAGCGATGGCTTGCCCGATCTCGGTATGGCGCCTGAATCGCGGGCAGGTGAAAAGCACTTTGCCGAAATGGTTAAAGCGTTTGGTGAAGCCAGCATGATCGATAACGGGCTTGATACCGGTGAACAGGCGAAGCAGTACGCCTTTGGCCAGGTGCGTGACACGGTCAGCGAACAGGTGAATCAGCAGTTGGAATCCTGGCTCTCTGTACGGGGAAACGCCAGCGTCGGGTTGCAGGTTGATAATGAAGGCAGTTTTACCGGAAGTCGGGGAAGTTGGTTTATTCCGTGGCAGGACAATCAGCGATTTCTGACCTGGAGCCAGTTGGGTTTGACGCAACAGGATGAAGGCTTAGTCAGTAATGCGGGGATTGGGCAGCGTTGGGTGCGTGACGGTTGGTTAGTGGGTTATAACACCTTTTATGATAACCTGCTGGATGAAAATCTGCCCCGGGGCGGCCTCGGCGCAGAGGCGTGGGGTGAATATTTGCGCTTATCCGCAAACTATTATCAACCGTTGTCCTCCTGGCAGGAGCGTTCAATAACCCAGCAACAAAGGATGGCCCGCGGCTACGATCTGACCGCGCAAATGCGTATGCCGTTTTATCAACACCTCAATACCAGCGTCAGCGTGGAACAGTATTTTGGCGACCAGGTGGATCTGTTTCATTCGGGAACCGGATATCACAATCCGGTGGCGGTGAACCTCGGACTGAGCTATACGCCGGTGCCGCTGATCACAGTGACAGCACAACACAAACAGGGTGAAAGCGGCATCAGCCAGAATAACCTCGGCTTCACGCTTAATTACCGTTTTGGCGTGCCGCTAAAAAAACAGCTGATGGTCAGCGAGGTGGCAAACAGCCGTTCGCTGCGCGGCAGTCGCTATGATGCTCCGCAGCGTAACAATTTGCCGACGCTGGAATATCGCCAGCGTAAAACGCTGTCGGTATTGTTGGCCACGCCGCCCTGGGATCTCAAACCGGGAGAGACGGTGGCGCTGACGCTGCAGGTCCGTAGTCTGCATGGGATCCGCCATCTGGCGTGGCAGGGCGATACTCAGGCGTTGAGCTTAACGGCTGGCAGCAATAGCCGAAGCGCGCAGGGCTGGACGATTATTATGCCGAAGTGGGACAACAGAGAAGGTGCGATGAACCGCTGGCGGTTGTCTGTGGTGGTAGAAGATGAGCAGGGCCAGCGTGTCTCTTCCAATGAGATCACGCTATCACTGACCGAACCGTTTTTTACGGTTTCGGAAAATGATCCTCGTTAA
- the narL gene encoding two-component system response regulator NarL produces MSNLEPATILLIDDHPMLRTGVKQLVSMAPDITVVGEASNGEQGIELAESLDPDLILLDLNMPGMNGLETLDKLREKSLSGRIVVFSVSNHEEDVVTALKRGADGYLLKDMEPEDLLKALQQAAAGEMVLSEALTPVLAASLRANRATSDRDVTQLTPRERDILKLIAQGLPNKMIARRLDITESTVKVHVKHMLKKMKLKSRVEAAVWVHQERIF; encoded by the coding sequence ATGAGTAATCTGGAACCGGCAACCATCCTGTTGATCGACGATCATCCGATGCTGCGAACCGGTGTGAAACAGCTTGTCAGCATGGCGCCCGATATCACCGTTGTCGGCGAAGCCAGCAATGGTGAGCAGGGTATCGAGCTGGCAGAATCCCTTGATCCCGATCTGATCCTTCTTGATTTGAACATGCCTGGCATGAACGGTCTGGAAACGCTCGACAAACTGCGTGAGAAATCCCTGTCGGGTCGTATCGTTGTGTTTAGCGTATCCAATCATGAAGAAGACGTGGTTACCGCACTGAAGCGTGGCGCCGACGGTTATCTACTGAAAGATATGGAGCCGGAAGATTTACTGAAAGCATTGCAGCAGGCTGCCGCTGGTGAAATGGTGCTGAGCGAAGCCCTGACCCCGGTTCTGGCCGCCAGCCTGCGCGCAAATCGCGCAACGTCCGACCGTGATGTCACCCAACTGACCCCGCGCGAACGCGATATTCTTAAGCTCATCGCCCAGGGTTTGCCTAACAAGATGATCGCCCGCCGACTGGACATCACCGAAAGCACGGTAAAAGTTCACGTGAAGCATATGCTGAAGAAAATGAAGCTCAAATCACGCGTTGAAGCCGCGGTATGGGTGCACCAGGAACGCATTTTCTGA
- the narX gene encoding nitrate/nitrite two-component system sensor histidine kinase NarX: protein MFKRCLSPLTLVNQVALIVLLSTAIGVAGMAVSGWLVQGVQGSAHAINKAGSLRMQSYRLLAAVPLDASDQSLLDEMEQTAFSPELTRAAQRDGQQAQLKALQDYWHTELAPGLAHAQTPDAVAQDVTRFVDGLDKLVTAFDHTTELRIERVVLLHRLMAVFMALLLVFTIIWLRVRLLEPWKQLLAMARAVSQRDFTQRANISGRNEMAALGSALNNMSKELAESYAVLEQRVQEKTAGLEHKNQILSFLWQANRRLHSQVPLCERLSPVLNGLQNLTLLHDIELRVYDLEDEDNHQEFTCQSNASCDEKGCHLCPRGTLPAIDGGITLKWRLTDAHTQYGILLATLPKGRHLSHDQQQLVDTLVEQLTATLALDRHQERQQQLIVMEERATIARELHDSIAQSLSCMKMQVSCLQMQGDALSDNCRELLSQIRNELNASWAQLRELLTTFRLQLTEPGLRPALEASCQEYSARFGFTVKLDYQLPPRLVPSHQAIHLLQIAREALSNALKHSQADEVVVTVVQNGKQVKLTVQDNGCGVPENAERSNHYGMIIMRDRAQSLRGDCRVRRRETGGTEVAVTFIPETNFTEVQGDTHE, encoded by the coding sequence ATGTTTAAACGTTGTCTCTCCCCGCTCACGCTGGTCAACCAGGTGGCGCTGATTGTTTTATTGTCTACTGCCATCGGCGTGGCGGGTATGGCTGTCTCTGGCTGGCTGGTTCAGGGTGTTCAAGGTAGCGCTCATGCGATCAACAAAGCGGGTTCGCTGCGTATGCAGAGCTATCGCCTGCTGGCAGCCGTACCGCTTGACGCGAGCGATCAATCGCTGCTGGATGAAATGGAGCAAACGGCGTTTAGCCCGGAATTGACGCGCGCTGCGCAGCGTGACGGACAACAGGCGCAGTTAAAAGCATTACAGGATTACTGGCATACCGAACTGGCGCCGGGGCTTGCGCATGCGCAAACGCCTGATGCGGTAGCGCAAGATGTGACGCGCTTTGTGGACGGGCTGGATAAGCTGGTCACTGCCTTTGACCATACTACCGAATTACGCATTGAACGCGTCGTCCTGCTGCATCGCCTGATGGCCGTATTTATGGCATTACTGCTGGTTTTCACCATTATCTGGCTGCGCGTGCGCCTGTTAGAGCCGTGGAAACAGCTGCTGGCGATGGCGCGAGCAGTCAGCCAGCGTGATTTTACCCAACGCGCGAATATCAGCGGGCGCAATGAGATGGCGGCGCTGGGCTCGGCGCTAAATAATATGTCGAAGGAACTGGCCGAAAGTTACGCGGTGCTGGAACAGCGGGTACAGGAGAAAACAGCGGGCCTGGAGCACAAAAACCAGATCCTCTCTTTCCTGTGGCAAGCCAACCGCCGCCTGCACTCTCAGGTACCGTTGTGCGAACGCCTCTCGCCGGTACTGAACGGCCTGCAAAATTTGACCCTGCTGCATGATATTGAACTTCGGGTTTATGACCTGGAAGATGAAGACAATCATCAGGAATTTACCTGCCAGTCCAATGCCAGCTGTGATGAGAAAGGCTGCCATTTGTGTCCGCGCGGCACGCTGCCCGCCATTGACGGCGGTATCACGTTGAAATGGCGACTGACCGATGCGCATACCCAGTATGGTATCCTGCTCGCTACTTTGCCGAAGGGACGCCATCTCAGCCACGATCAGCAGCAACTGGTTGATACCCTGGTGGAGCAACTGACCGCCACGCTTGCGCTCGACAGGCATCAGGAGCGTCAACAGCAGTTGATCGTGATGGAAGAGCGTGCCACCATTGCGCGCGAACTTCATGATTCTATTGCACAATCGCTCTCCTGTATGAAGATGCAGGTTAGCTGTTTGCAGATGCAGGGCGATGCGCTTTCTGACAACTGCCGCGAGCTGCTCAGTCAGATTCGTAACGAGCTGAATGCTTCGTGGGCGCAATTGCGTGAGCTGTTAACCACTTTCCGTTTACAACTGACGGAACCGGGATTGCGACCGGCGCTGGAAGCCAGCTGTCAGGAATACAGCGCCCGTTTTGGATTTACGGTGAAGCTGGATTATCAGCTGCCGCCGCGCCTGGTACCTTCACATCAGGCTATACACCTGCTACAAATTGCGCGCGAAGCCCTGAGCAACGCCCTCAAACACTCTCAGGCCGACGAAGTGGTCGTGACGGTGGTGCAAAATGGCAAGCAGGTCAAACTGACAGTGCAAGATAACGGCTGCGGCGTACCGGAAAACGCCGAACGCAGTAACCATTATGGCATGATAATCATGCGCGACCGTGCGCAAAGCTTACGCGGCGATTGCCGTGTACGCCGTCGCGAGACAGGCGGTACTGAAGTTGCTGTCACTTTTATTCCCGAAACAAACTTCACAGAAGTCCAAGGAGATACCCATGAGTAA
- a CDS encoding NarK family nitrate/nitrite MFS transporter, producing MSHSSAPERASGAVITEWRPEDPAFWQQRGQRIASRNLWISVPCLLLAFCVWMLFSAVAVNLPKVGFDFTTEQLFMLTALPSVSGALLRVPYSFMVPLFGGRRWTAFSTGILIIPCVWLGFAVQDTSTPFSTFIIISLLCGFAGANFASSMANISFFFPKQKQGGALGLNGGLGNMGVSVMQLVAPLVVSLSIFAAFGSHGVEQPDGTQLYLANAAWIWVPFLAVLTLAAWFGMNELATSKASLKEQLPVLKRGHLWIMSLLYLATFGSFIGFSAGFAMLSKTQFPEVQILHYAFFGPLIGALARSAGGAISDRLGGTRVTLVNFVLMAIFSALLFLTLPSNGVGGNFIAFFAVFLALFLTAGLGSGSTFQMISVIFRKLTMDRVKAEGGSEEKAMREAATDTAAALGFISAIGAIGGFFIPKAFGTSLALTGSPVDAMKVFLIFYVACVVITWAVYGRHSKK from the coding sequence ATGAGTCACTCATCTGCCCCGGAAAGGGCATCTGGAGCTGTAATTACCGAATGGCGGCCGGAAGATCCCGCCTTCTGGCAGCAGCGTGGTCAACGAATCGCCAGTCGTAACCTGTGGATTTCCGTCCCTTGCTTGCTGCTGGCGTTTTGCGTGTGGATGTTATTTAGCGCCGTGGCGGTGAACTTACCGAAAGTAGGATTTGATTTCACCACTGAACAGCTGTTCATGCTGACGGCATTACCTTCGGTGTCCGGCGCGCTGCTGCGTGTTCCGTACTCCTTTATGGTTCCCCTGTTTGGTGGACGTCGCTGGACGGCGTTTAGCACCGGTATCCTGATCATTCCTTGCGTATGGTTAGGTTTTGCGGTGCAGGATACCTCCACGCCGTTTAGTACCTTTATTATTATCTCCCTGTTGTGCGGCTTCGCTGGTGCGAACTTTGCGTCCAGCATGGCAAACATCAGCTTCTTCTTTCCAAAACAGAAACAGGGTGGTGCGCTGGGTCTGAACGGTGGTCTGGGCAACATGGGCGTCAGCGTGATGCAGTTGGTTGCGCCGCTGGTGGTTTCACTGTCAATCTTTGCCGCATTTGGTAGCCACGGGGTTGAACAACCGGATGGTACGCAGCTGTATCTGGCAAACGCCGCATGGATTTGGGTACCGTTCCTTGCGGTGTTAACGCTGGCTGCATGGTTTGGTATGAATGAACTGGCAACCTCAAAAGCGTCGCTGAAAGAGCAATTGCCGGTGCTGAAACGTGGGCATCTGTGGATTATGAGCCTGCTGTATCTGGCAACCTTCGGTTCATTCATCGGTTTCTCTGCCGGTTTTGCCATGTTGTCAAAAACGCAGTTCCCTGAGGTGCAGATCCTGCATTACGCCTTCTTTGGACCGTTGATTGGCGCGCTGGCTCGTTCAGCGGGCGGGGCTATCTCTGACCGTCTGGGGGGAACCCGCGTTACGCTGGTGAACTTCGTACTGATGGCTATTTTCAGTGCCTTGCTGTTCCTGACGTTGCCATCTAACGGTGTCGGCGGCAACTTTATCGCCTTCTTTGCGGTGTTCCTGGCGTTGTTCCTGACGGCTGGTCTGGGAAGTGGTTCAACCTTCCAGATGATCTCCGTTATCTTCCGTAAGCTGACGATGGACAGAGTGAAAGCTGAAGGGGGTTCTGAAGAGAAAGCAATGCGTGAGGCGGCAACCGACACTGCGGCGGCGCTGGGCTTTATCTCAGCTATTGGTGCGATCGGCGGCTTCTTTATCCCGAAAGCATTTGGTACGTCCCTGGCATTAACCGGATCTCCGGTCGATGCGATGAAAGTATTTCTGATTTTCTATGTCGCTTGTGTGGTTATCACCTGGGCGGTATACGGACGTCATTCTAAAAAGTAA